The Chloroflexota bacterium genomic interval CAGTGGCGCTGATGCTCTTGGTTTCTTGATAGGTCTGCAGCAGCAGTTTTCTTGCCTGAAAGCGGTTCATAGCGTATACTTCCCTGTAGGCCAGATCGGCCATAGGCGGTGCTCCTCCTGGTGCACTTGTTTCCACAATTCTTTTACCACAGGAGCACCCCCTTTTGTCAAAATCGCCTGTACCACCTGGTAACGATCTGTTGGCGCAAGCGCAACAGGTTTTTGCAGCCACTTTGCTCCTCCCATATAATTTGAAGTTAACTAGGCGAAGCGATATACAGCCACGCTAAATGAAATACCTCCGACGCAAGTTAGAATTTTTGAAAGAATACGACGAAGTCGCCGATATTGGCGAGATTGCCCGCCGCTACTTCGCTATGAACTCTTTCGATGGCATTTTAACGATCTTAGGCGTGCTAGCAGGTAGTTATCTGGCGGCTGTGTACGATCCGAAAGTGATCATCATTACCGGTATGACCACTAGCGCGTCCATGGCTATCTCTGGTCTATGGGGAGCTTATCTCACTGAATCCGCTGAACGTCAACGCGGGTTGGATGATCTGGAAGAACATACGTTAACTGACCTCACCAACACACGTATTGGGCGTGCCTCGCGAGTAGCCGCAACCGTTGTCGCCATCGTGGATGGTATCGCTCCGCTTCTAGCTTCTTTCCTTGTCTTGCTGCCTTTCTTTTTGACTCGTTTCTGGGGCAACATCCTCTACAGTTATTACGCTGCACTGGCCGTTGCCTTATCCACATTATTCGCTTTGGGGGTATTCCTGGGTAGGATATCCAAACAAGATGTTATCATCGCTGGTTTGAAAATGATTGCTGCTGGCGTTGTTGCGCTCATACTGAGTTATTTGATTGAGCACGCTGTTCATCCGTAGGGGTATTAGAATCATGTGCAGGAGAAGCATGCATTTCATTAGCGCCTTAGCTGTCTTCTTGTTGTTGGCTGTGCTCTTAGTTATGGCAATCAGCGCGCAAGGAGGATTGCGTTTGGTGGCTGTCTCCTATTCGGGCTGGGACCAACTTCAGCAACTGGCTTCTTGGGGATTGCGCATTCTCAATTATCAGGGAGATGTCCTTGCGGCCCTATGCTCGGATGACCAAATCGCGCGATTGCGCCAAGCCGGGTTTCAGGTTCGAATCCTGGAAGTAGATCCAGATACTGATCTTTCACGATATTATTTGGCTTATACTCCCCCTGGGAATGATTGCGCCCAATTGCCTCAGGTGGACACCCTGTACCAATATGGAAAGGGCGTTTACATCGTCAAAGTTACCACTAACCAAGTGGAGAACTTGGCCAGGCAAGGCATTCAGATTGCACAACTGCCCAGCGCTATCGTGCTCAGCAGAATGCAGCCTGGTTTATCCAAACCTCGGGAAAACCTGCTATGGAGTCGTAGCATTCAGACCATGGTTGATGCCGTGTCGCCGACTTTGTTGATCCAGCATGTGTGCAAACTCCAAGACGATGACTCTTTGCCGTACTGCAATGAGTTGGGAACGCGCTATTCTTATGCGACAGCAAAGCTGAACGAAGCAGCACAATACCTGTATCATCAGTACAGGGCAGTAGGCTTACGCGTAGCTTATGATCCATTCTTCCATAATGGCCAAGTAATGACCAATGTGGTAGCGGAACTGGCCGGTGTTGGCCCCGCCAGTGATCACATTTACATCCTATGCGCCCATTATGATTCCACCTCCAATGACCCTTACCGCGCTGCGCCCGGTGCTGATGACAACGCTAGTGGCTCGGCCGCAGTCCTGGAGGCAGCGCGCGTCCTAAGCCAGTATTCCTTTTCCCATACCTTGCGTTTTATCCATTTTGCCGGCGAGGAACAAGGGCTGATTGGCAGCGCTCACTATGCGGCGCAAGCAGCCCAGCGCGGTGATGACATTGTCGGAGTAATCAACTTGGATATGATTGCTTACGAAAGCGTGCCGCCCAATGATCACATTGTTGAGATACACGCAGGAACAAATCCTGCCTCAATTGCTCTAGCAGATGCCCTGATCGTTAGCATCGCGAAGTACGGTTTACTCCTTCGCCCAGAGAAAATCATCGTTGGTGCGACCGGACGTAGCGATCATGCCTCCTTCTGGAACTATGGATACCCAGCTATCCTGGGCATCGAAGATTTTCAGGATTTCAATCCCAACTATCACTCGACAAACGATACGCTGTCGTGCCTGCAACCGCAGATGATGGTTGAATTCACCAAGGCTTGTATAGCTACCCTGGCTAAATTAGCCTCGGTCATGACTATGCCAATGCCCTCCAGTACCACAGTTCATCTACCTGCCGGCACTGCACTCCCCTTTCCTTCGCCTATACCTACCTACGCACAGCCAGCGTGCAGCCCAAACCTATCGCCTACCGTTTATTAGTAATTGTGCTAGGCAAGCTTACCCTATTTGACATGCTTGTGTTTTTGTGTTAAAATGTTTGTCCAAGAACAACTCTTGACACTATGGAGTTGGAGGGAGGTGAAAAACCATGGTGCAAGAACAAGGGTTCCGCTTTAGAGAATGGCTGGCAAGTGGCGCGAAGGGCATGTGCTCGTGGGTCACCAAGAGAAGCTTTCTTCCCGAAGCCTTTTGGGAGCACAGTCGGGCTGCTGGCCGTGAGGCATTGCTCGCTGTGCGCAGTTTGCTCGATGCAGCCATCGAGAAGGTGGAGAGCAAGCCTCAGAAACCAGTCACCAAAATTAAGGTTGAAAAAACTGAATAACGCTCGTCGTAGATTCTCCCACCGAGAATCTTATGGCGCATGAGCGATGTTTTGCTTCGCTTGGAAGCGGCCAAAAGAGTTGCGCAGCGCTTGAGCGACGTGAAATGGGTCGCTGGAGATCACGCTGCTAGCATATAGTTCCATGGCAGCAAAATCAGCAGTCCGGTTATTTGGATCCCCGCGGTCAACTACGCGCACCAAAACAGGGAAGCCCTTCCAGTCTTCTTGCACACTGTCTATCGGCCTCATACATAGAGCGAGATTAAAGCTACTCACGTCCAGTGTCTCGACAAAGCATCGCAGGATTTGGTAGATAGCCTGTTTCAAATCGTCATCGAGCCGCTCGGAGATAAGCAGTACTTCCTTCTCTTTGATGGGGGTTAAATAGGCTAAGATACGCACCTTGTTGTGGAGTACAGTCAGACCGAGGGATTGGTGTACTTCGTACAAATCATCGAAGTAATTTACGCCATGCGCTATCTTGTAAAGCAATGCGGCGCGACGTAAATGCTCTATGCGGGCATAATGGATGCCTCGACTCAGAGTCATCTGAGCATGCCCGTGCAAAATGGAAGCGCCACTCCTCCACAAGCAATTCCACATGAGGAAGAAGTAGCGCGCCTCTTTATCTACACAGTGTGCTTTTCGCGCCCAGGCCAGGGCAGTGTCAATATAGTCTTTGACCCCTTCGTTCGTAAAGCGCAGCGGGTTATGTTCATCAAAAATAACGAGGCCATGAAAACCATCGTATTTGGCCACGTTGGAAGCCGTGACGCAATGCTTGCCTCTGATACGTCCAAAGACATCCTCGGGCGTCCCTTCCAGAGGACGACAAAAAGGATCACCGACATTGCCCATAATAGTCTGCTCTAGATTATCGGAGGCTTTCGCTTCCATAGGGCGGCTGGCACGCAACTCGTTGAAAAGCGCGCCTTCTAAAGTGATCAGATTGGTAATCTTGACAATACGTTGTTTCCGCACTGCATCCACTGATCCGAAATACTGTTTGATCCATTCGTACATGGCGGGAGGCGGTGTAAGCTCACCAAATGTTGTATTTACTTGAAAGATGCGTCGGAATCGCTCTTGCTCCTCTGGCAGCAAAGCCTGCACTAATTCCTCGAGGTATACGATGCTTTTGGGATACAGCATGTGATTTCTCCACCCTCTTGTTTTCGATTCGCCATAATTTGGCATAACAATAAATAATAGCACATATAAATAAAAGGACAAAATTGATCGCGCTTTTTGACAAAAGCAATGCACTATGATAACATCTCGATAACATGGCTAAGCCAGTTATGGAATGCCCATCTCAACGAGCGCTCATGCTCATCCTGGCTATAGTTTGCGTAGCGTTTGCTTCATGTGCGTCACCTCCAAGGCGTAGAACATTGATGCCGCCTAATCCCACGGACCGTACGCCAACAAGCGCTTCTCCCATTGGCACTGCTCTCGCCCTTCCTTCTGCCACGAAGCCTGTTACACCCGTTGCCACGAATACGCCACGACCTACTGCTGGGGAACTTCACATTGCTATCCGCGAAGACATCCAGACTCTGAACCCATACCTGACTCACAATGCGAGTGAGGAGTTTGTGGTGAGTCTGCTCTATGATACCTTGCTGGAGACCGATGTGCATGGGGACATGCATCCCAATCTGGCGGAGCATTGGAACCTGACGCCTGATGGCAGCAGGCTCACGTTCAAGCTCAATCCGCAAGCTAGGTGGCACAATGGCCAGGCTGTGACTGCTGATGATGTGGTCTTTTCCTTCGTTCTTGCGCAACAAAATGAGGTGCCAGGATTTGCTCGGCTTGCTGCTCTTGTCCATCGCGTGGAAGCCATCAGCCCCGTGGAGGTGGAATTCACTCTATTCACCACATGGCCCGATGCAGTGCGCCTCCTCGGTACGGGTTTGCGCATTGTGCCGGCGACGCTATGGAGAAATGTAGGTGATCCCCTTCACTACGACAACCTGGACAATCCTGTAGGGACCGGACCTTTTCTCTTTGTGGAGCATGTCCCGGGGAAACAGTTGGTTCTGCGTAATACAGGGGTTCATCACCGTAGTCCACCGATCGTCAACACACTGATACTGGAAATCCAACGCGATGAAAGCAAAGCACTAAAGGCGCTAAAGGATGGCGAGCTGGATGCGCTCGCTTGGGATATAACGCCAGCGCAAGCACGCGATGTGCAGGATCACCCAGAGGATTACAAGGGTATCCATCTGGCAGAAGCTCCCGACCTCTCCGTATACACGCTGCTGTTTAACCTGCGCACTGCTCCATTCAACAATCGGACCTTTCGCCATGCTCTGGCGCAAGCTCTTGATACTGAAGCCATCATAGATAAGGTGTTCATGGGATTTGGGGATGTAGGGACGCCAGACCTCTTTCCGCCTGGTTCCCCATGGCGCAATGCAAAAATTGCTCCCATCGCCTTTGATTCACAGGAAGCAGCAGCAGAACTCTCAGCCGCGGGCTTCGTGGACAGGAATGGCGATGGACTGCGAGAGAACCCCGATGGCAGCACGCTGCAGATACCTATTACCTGCCCTAAACAGGATACTGCTCTAAAGGTTGTCGATCTTGTGGTTGCGCAGTGGGGGGCTGTCGGTATCGCGGCAAAGGCAGAGCCCATAGCCCAGGACCAGATCAGGCTGGCGTTGATGCAAGCCCAATTCAGCGCGATCTTGCACGATATTTCTCTCTGTGAGCCAGAAATGGCTTTCTTTTATTTCCATAGCTCATGCGGGGTGCTACGAAATGGGCGAGTATTTGGCTTGAACTATGGGGGCTATGCTAATCCGCGTTATGATGAGATGGTCGAAGCGATGCAACAAGTACAGGATCGTGATCAATACCGGGATTTGTTGTATGAACTACAAGAAATGCTGGCTACTGACCTTCCGCAGATTCCTCTGTATGTTCCTCGTGTACTAAATCTGTATCGGGAGGACCGTTTCACTGGCTGGAGTGCACAACCTGGTGTGGGATTGCTCAGCCGCACCGTCCTTTCCACCCTAAAACCACAATAGAGGCTTGTTGATCGAGAGCCTGGAAACACAATATCATCTGGACGAGGCGCAGAACTCGGATACTGAGGGCAGAGTGCTTTGTTTAGATGACAATTGGTTGCTTTTTCAACCTCATTGCCTGATTCTCCACCTACATCTCAGTTACTTCCGCACTATGCCGTAATCTTCCAGTTTGATCTCTTTGCCCCGGGCAGCAATTGCCCGGTAGTACAAGTCAACATACTTCCGGGCTGATGCATTCCAGGAGAAATCTGCCGTCATGCCTCGAACCTGCAACCTGTGCCAGGTGTCCCTGTACTTGTAGTTCTCCAATGCGCGCACGATGGTGGCAAATAATGACCAGCGGTCATAGCGCGTGAAAGAAAAACCATTCCCCTCTCCGGTACGGGGGTCAAAATCTTTGACTGTATCCGCTAGTCCTCCAGTGGCGCGGACGATAGGCACACTGCCATAGCGCATGGCGATCATCTGACCAAGCCCACAAGGTTCAAAACGCGAGGGCATCAAAAACATATCTGTACCAGCATAAATTCTTTGTGCCAGTTCGGCATTGAAGGTAAGGAATACGGCTGCCTTGCCTGGGTATGTCTGAGCAATGCGCGAGAACATCTCGTGATAATGCGGATCACCAGTTCCCAATATAATGAGCTGCAGATCCAGGTCTAGCACATGATCTAAAACATCGCCCAAGATGTCAAAGCCTTTTTGATCGGTCAATCGTGAAATGATGCCAATGAGGGGAGTGGCAGCATCCTGTCTGAGGTTGGCCTGCTGCTGCAAGGCAAGTTTGTTCTGGACACGCTTCTCAAGGTGCTCGACATCGTAATTCTGCACGATGTACTTATCAGTTGCTGGGTTCATAATTTCGTAATCTATGCCGTTCAAGATACCAAACAGACGATCGCGGCGGTCCCGTAGGAGGGGATCAAGTTTTTCCCCAAACTCGGGAGTAAGGATCTCCTGAGCATACTTTTCACTGACGGTGTTAATCACGTCAGTAAAGAAAATACCACGTGCCATGAAATCCACCACTTCTGTCAGGTCGGCCATTTCAGGGTGATACATGAAGCCGTATTCCGCGATGCCCGCGATCTCCAGCACACGATAACCAAAAATGCCTTGATAAGCCAGGTTGTGGATAGTATAAACGGTAGCCGTTTGGGCAAAGAAGGGGTCATCTTTGTAGACCGTCTTCAGCCAATTGGGAATAATGGCAGTGTGCCAATCGTTGCAATGAATGATGTGAGGGCACCAATCTAGACGTT includes:
- a CDS encoding M20/M25/M40 family metallo-hydrolase; translated protein: MHFISALAVFLLLAVLLVMAISAQGGLRLVAVSYSGWDQLQQLASWGLRILNYQGDVLAALCSDDQIARLRQAGFQVRILEVDPDTDLSRYYLAYTPPGNDCAQLPQVDTLYQYGKGVYIVKVTTNQVENLARQGIQIAQLPSAIVLSRMQPGLSKPRENLLWSRSIQTMVDAVSPTLLIQHVCKLQDDDSLPYCNELGTRYSYATAKLNEAAQYLYHQYRAVGLRVAYDPFFHNGQVMTNVVAELAGVGPASDHIYILCAHYDSTSNDPYRAAPGADDNASGSAAVLEAARVLSQYSFSHTLRFIHFAGEEQGLIGSAHYAAQAAQRGDDIVGVINLDMIAYESVPPNDHIVEIHAGTNPASIALADALIVSIAKYGLLLRPEKIIVGATGRSDHASFWNYGYPAILGIEDFQDFNPNYHSTNDTLSCLQPQMMVEFTKACIATLAKLASVMTMPMPSSTTVHLPAGTALPFPSPIPTYAQPACSPNLSPTVY
- a CDS encoding ABC transporter substrate-binding protein; translated protein: MPPNPTDRTPTSASPIGTALALPSATKPVTPVATNTPRPTAGELHIAIREDIQTLNPYLTHNASEEFVVSLLYDTLLETDVHGDMHPNLAEHWNLTPDGSRLTFKLNPQARWHNGQAVTADDVVFSFVLAQQNEVPGFARLAALVHRVEAISPVEVEFTLFTTWPDAVRLLGTGLRIVPATLWRNVGDPLHYDNLDNPVGTGPFLFVEHVPGKQLVLRNTGVHHRSPPIVNTLILEIQRDESKALKALKDGELDALAWDITPAQARDVQDHPEDYKGIHLAEAPDLSVYTLLFNLRTAPFNNRTFRHALAQALDTEAIIDKVFMGFGDVGTPDLFPPGSPWRNAKIAPIAFDSQEAAAELSAAGFVDRNGDGLRENPDGSTLQIPITCPKQDTALKVVDLVVAQWGAVGIAAKAEPIAQDQIRLALMQAQFSAILHDISLCEPEMAFFYFHSSCGVLRNGRVFGLNYGGYANPRYDEMVEAMQQVQDRDQYRDLLYELQEMLATDLPQIPLYVPRVLNLYREDRFTGWSAQPGVGLLSRTVLSTLKPQ
- a CDS encoding glycogen synthase → MTGQQSLKILYLSAEAVPFAKTGGLADVAGSLPKAIRALGHDIRVAMPRYGRIDPAKFGLKEVLPAFPVPMDKQMEEATVLQGFIASEVPVYFIENAKYYDRDGIYMYPDDAERFIFFCRSALEMLKRLDWCPHIIHCNDWHTAIIPNWLKTVYKDDPFFAQTATVYTIHNLAYQGIFGYRVLEIAGIAEYGFMYHPEMADLTEVVDFMARGIFFTDVINTVSEKYAQEILTPEFGEKLDPLLRDRRDRLFGILNGIDYEIMNPATDKYIVQNYDVEHLEKRVQNKLALQQQANLRQDAATPLIGIISRLTDQKGFDILGDVLDHVLDLDLQLIILGTGDPHYHEMFSRIAQTYPGKAAVFLTFNAELAQRIYAGTDMFLMPSRFEPCGLGQMIAMRYGSVPIVRATGGLADTVKDFDPRTGEGNGFSFTRYDRWSLFATIVRALENYKYRDTWHRLQVRGMTADFSWNASARKYVDLYYRAIAARGKEIKLEDYGIVRK